A genome region from Sphingobacteriaceae bacterium GW460-11-11-14-LB5 includes the following:
- a CDS encoding transcriptional regulator codes for MTARKENSTYTLNEKFITDCDLTYAANKIGGRWKIVILDKLGNRKLRFSELKREFPYITERMLTLQLRALEQDELVKRTVYAEVPPRVEYELTPIALDFLPIFCQLSAWGKKNKALKNARS; via the coding sequence ATGACGGCAAGAAAAGAAAATTCGACCTATACCCTCAACGAAAAATTTATAACAGATTGCGATTTGACTTACGCCGCCAACAAAATAGGCGGGAGATGGAAAATTGTAATATTGGATAAACTTGGAAACCGAAAATTGAGGTTTAGCGAACTGAAAAGAGAATTCCCATATATAACAGAACGGATGTTGACCTTGCAATTGCGTGCATTAGAGCAGGACGAGCTGGTTAAAAGAACCGTTTATGCAGAGGTTCCGCCTAGGGTAGAATATGAGCTAACGCCGATAGCCTTGGATTTTCTCCCCATTTTTTGTCAATTAAGTGCCTGGGGTAAGAAGAATAAGGCGCTAAAGAATGCCAGGTCATAA
- a CDS encoding GNAT family N-acetyltransferase — translation MAEVKLNIQKEEPSAFELYDEGEKYGEMVFDIQGGDLTVYHTEIDPEKEGKGYAKLLLDAMVNYVRTNKLKVIPLCPYVHLQFKRNEELYADIWNKVREND, via the coding sequence ATGGCAGAAGTTAAATTAAATATCCAAAAGGAAGAGCCGAGCGCCTTCGAACTTTATGATGAAGGTGAAAAATATGGAGAAATGGTTTTTGATATTCAGGGAGGAGACCTAACCGTTTATCATACCGAAATTGATCCCGAAAAAGAAGGCAAAGGTTACGCAAAGCTATTGCTTGATGCAATGGTCAATTATGTGCGTACAAATAAGCTGAAGGTAATTCCACTCTGCCCTTATGTACACCTGCAATTTAAACGCAACGAAGAACTTTACGCTGATATCTGGAACAAAGTGCGTGAAAACGATTGA
- a CDS encoding 3-oxoacyl-ACP reductase, with product MDLYLTGKTALVTGASKGIGRAIAKELAKEGVKVFATGRNQQSLDNLFTEIVAEGSPAPIVFAQDLLASDAPYKIATAALASLGHIDILINNAGQSQPVDVAGPEEPWTRSMALDFERPRLLTQALLPHFIDRKQGTILNLTSTYELRSLNVSAVAKAAVAMWSKQLAGELGKYGIRVNCLKPGLIDTENIKPYFPGDERRKYAESEIPLQDFGEVQDMANMAVFLVSPRAKYVTGTVSVVDGGARRSAF from the coding sequence TTGGACTTATATTTAACCGGAAAAACGGCATTGGTAACCGGAGCCTCTAAAGGAATTGGCCGAGCAATAGCAAAAGAACTGGCAAAAGAAGGGGTAAAAGTTTTTGCCACAGGCCGCAACCAACAATCATTAGATAACCTTTTCACTGAGATTGTTGCCGAAGGCAGCCCCGCTCCCATTGTTTTTGCACAAGACCTATTGGCGTCTGACGCACCTTACAAAATTGCCACCGCAGCCTTAGCTTCACTTGGCCATATCGACATCCTCATCAATAATGCAGGGCAAAGTCAGCCTGTAGATGTTGCAGGTCCGGAAGAACCCTGGACCAGATCGATGGCTTTAGATTTTGAGCGGCCCAGGCTACTCACGCAAGCGTTATTACCACATTTCATAGACCGGAAACAAGGCACAATACTTAATCTGACCAGTACTTACGAATTACGCTCCCTAAATGTTTCTGCGGTGGCCAAGGCGGCAGTGGCCATGTGGTCGAAACAACTTGCCGGTGAGTTGGGCAAATATGGAATCAGGGTAAACTGTTTGAAACCGGGACTTATCGACACTGAAAACATCAAGCCTTATTTCCCTGGCGATGAACGCCGGAAATATGCAGAAAGTGAAATCCCTTTGCAAGATTTTGGTGAAGTGCAGGATATGGCAAATATGGCTGTTTTCCTGGTTTCGCCACGGGCTAAATATGTAACAGGAACGGTTTCGGTGGTGGATGGCGGAGCAAGGCGTTCGGCATTCTGA